From Simonsiella muelleri ATCC 29453:
TGAAATCACGTTAAATCAAGATTTACCTGTTTACGAAAAACGTGATGAAATAAAATTTGCTATTCAAAATAATCAAGTAACCATTATTTGTGGTGAAACAGGTTCAGGCAAAACCACGCAAATTCCCCAAATCTGTTTAGAATTGGGGCGTGGCGTGGCGGGTTTGATTGGACACACCCAACCCAGACGCTTGGCAGCACGTTCGGTGGCGGAACGAATTGCCGAAGAATTGCACAGCGAAATCGGGCAAGCAGTCGGCTATAAAGTGCGGTTTAATGATAAAACTGCGCCACATTCTTATATTAAATTGATGACAGATGGCATTTTATTAGCGGAAACACAAACCGACCGATTTTTATCTGCCTACGATACCATTATCATTGACGAAGCACACGAACGCAGCCTGAATATTGATTTTTTGCTTGGTTTTTTGAAACAATTATTGCCCAAACGTCCTGATTTAAAATTAATTATTACATCAGCAACAATTGACGCAGAACGATTTTCTCAACATTTTAATCATGCGCCTGTGATTGAAGTGAGCGGACGAACTTTCCCCGTAGAAATTGTATACCGACCCTTGCACGAACAAGACGAAGACGAAGCGGAAATTGAATTGGCAGACGCGATTGTGGATGCGGTGGACGAATTGGCGCGTTTGGGACAAGGCGATGTGCTGGTGTTTTTGTCGGGTGAGCGAGAAATCCGCGAAGCTGCCGAAGCCTTACGAAAATCGCCATTACGCAAAAATGACGACATTTTGCCGCTTTTTGCGCGATTATCGGCGCAAGAACAGCACAAAATCTTTCACCCAACAGGCGACACACGGCGAATTATTTTGGCGACCAACGTGGCAGAAACATCATTGACCGTGCCACGCATTAAATATGTGGTGGACACGGGTTTGGCGCGTGTGAAACGCTATTCGGCGCGTGCGAAAGTGGAACAATTACACGTTGAAAAAATCTCGCAGGCTGCCTGCAAACAACGTTCAGGACGTTGCGGACGCATTTCGGCTGGTGTGTGTATCCGCTTGTTTTCAGAAGAAGATTTTAATCAACGTTCCGAATTTACTGACCCAGAAATTTTACGTAGCAATTTGTCGGGCGTGATTTTGCGGTTGATGTCCTTGGGGTTTGGTGATATGGAGACGTTTCCGCTATTGGATATGCCCGAACAACGCTATATCAATGATGGGTATCAGGTTTTGTTGGAGTTGGGGGCGATTGAGTAATAAAATATCGTCTAAAAATATTTCAGGCAGCCTGAAAAGAAAAAAAGTAATACTGATTCTTGTAAAAATCATAAGGAACCGTATTTTTTATACGGATATTTGTGTTAAAATCTTAAATTAGATTTGTCAAGACTTGACATTATTCATTTTATTATAAGGCTATATCATGTTAAAGAAATTTTCAGTTCGCAATTATCGTCGATTTAATGAAACATTAGAATTTGATTTAACTGCGAGTAATTACGCATTTAATATTGATTGCATTCATCAAGATTTAATTAAACTGGCTTTGATTTATGGAGAAAATGGTACGGGAAAATCAAATTTAGGCTGGGCTTTATTTGACTTGGTGGAGCATTTAACAGATAACGATAATAATATTAGTAAAGAAAACTATTTAAATGCATTATCAAAAGAAAAATATGCAACTTTCAAATTTGAATTTATTTTTTTAGATAAAAATAAAAAAATAAAAAATCTCAATTATGAATATCAAAAAAATGAGAATAGTATTCTTATATCTGAAAAAATGGTAATTAATGATGAAATTGTACTAGATTATCAGTTAAACCAATCTTTATTTACAAATTTGACAGGTACTGAACATCTAAATAAAAATATTAATCCATCACAAAATTTGTCAGCGGTAAAATATATTTATAGTAATAGTAATTTAGATAAAAGAAATGCAAATAATGCTGTTTTTGTCAAATTTATGGAATTTGTTACTCATATCTTGTATTTTCGTAGTGTTTTTGAAGGGAAAGTTTTTTCAGGGTATAGTACGGGCTTGAATAATATTGAACAAGATATTCTTGCAAATAAAAACTTAAAGGATTTTGAAAATTTTTTAAATGATTTTGGATTAAATTTTCAGCTTGTAAATGTTGATCAATTGAATAAAAATATTATAGGTGCAAAAATGGGAGATAAAGTCTTACCATTTTTTGATATTATCTCTACTGGTACTTTAAGTTTAACCTTCCTCTATTATTGGTGGCAAAGTATCAAAAAAAATCAAATTCCATTGTTATTTATTGATGAGTTTGACTGTTCTTATCACTTTGCATTATCTGAAAAAATTATTGATAAATTAAAAAAATTACCAAATACACAAGTTATTTTAACAACACATAATACTAATTTATTAGATAATCAATTAATTCGCCCTGATTGTGGCTATATTATTAATGGTAAAGAAATACGAGCATTAAATAAATCAACTGTTCGTGAATTAAGAGAAGTTCACAATCTTGAAAAAATGTATCAAGCAGGAGAATTTGATAATGACCAATAAGCAAATTTTATGTATTGTTGAAGGAGAAGTGAGTGAAGTAGAAATTTTAAAAAAATTAAATGAGGAATTTATCAGAAAGAAAATAGAATTTGTTCCTTTATGTACTAATATTTATCATATTTATCATGCTTATTTAAAGGAACAAGAAGAAATCGGAAGCAGCATCAATATGTTTCTTTTCTTAAAAATAAAATATGATAAGAATGGGGTTTTAAAAGATAAAAAAGAACGTGATTTTTTAGGTATCTATTTGTTTTTAGATTTTGATGGACATGAACCGTTAGCTCAGAATTATACTGCTTGCATTCCTAAAATGCTACGACTTTTTGATAACCATAAGGAAAATGGAAAATTATATATTAGTTATCCAATGGTTGAATCTTTTTATCATCCTATTTATGGTTGTGATATTTGTGAAGTTTTTAAAATTGCATCAGGGAAAAAATATAAGAAATACATTCACAAAATCACATATAACAAATTTGAATTGATTGATGATTTACACAAGGAAACTTTGAATCAAAATTTGATAGCTCATTTAAAACAAGCTAATCTATTAGTTCATAATAACTTTGAATTTCCAAGTAATTATAATATAGACGAATGGGCTCAATTATCCATATATGAAAATCAATTAAATAAATATATCTTGAATAATAATTCAGTTTTGGTATTTAGTTCTTTTGTTTTATTTTTATTGGAATATTTAGGAGAAAATCTATTTTTAGAGTGGAAAAATCTAAATCAATAGACATAAACTAATTATAAATGTAAATACCACTAATATTCATAACATAATATAACTCATCAATTTATCCAGCGTGATGAGTGAGTATAGTATTCATAATTACTCGGTTATAGTCATTTCAATAAAATATTGGGTATAGATACTCAATCTATAATATTATGAACAATCAACAAATTTCTCCGATCAGAACCTTTTCAGGCAGCCTGAAAACCCCAACTCCAAAATACCAACTCACCCCTTTAGGCAAAAAAATGGCACGCCTGCCATTAGACCCGAAAATCAGCCGAATTTTATTGGCGGCACAAAAACACGATTGTATGGCGGAAATGCTGATTATTGTGTCTGCCTTGTCTATCCAAGACCCACGCGAGCGACCGCTTGAAGTGCGTGATTTGGCGAATAAGGCACACGAGCGTTTTGCGGATAAACAGTCGGATTTTTTGACGTATTTGAATATTTGGGACAGCTTTCAGCGTGAGCGTGATAAAAAACTCTCTAATAAACAATTGATTCAATGGTGTCATCAATATTTCCTATCTCATTTGCGAATGCGTGAATGGCGCGAATTATATACTCAATTGGTTGAAACAGTTGTGGAAATGGGCTTGGCGAGCAAAGAACAAACGTTCAGGCAGCCTGAAAACTTGTCGCTGTTTGAACAATCCGAATTATCTGATAATTTAGATTTGTCTGCTAAATTAAAACAAAAACAATTAGATAAGAAAAATCATCGTGCCAATGTTCAAGCGAAAAAACAAGCCAGTTATGAGCAAATTCATCGGGCGTTGTTGACGGGTTTGGTAGCAAATGTTGGACAAAAATTGCCTGATGCCAACGATTATATTGGGGTGAGAGGTTCGCATTTTCACTTGTTCCCAGCATCTAACTTATTTAAAAGTAAGCCAAAATGGGTGCTTGCTGCCGAATTGACTGAAACGTCCAAATTATATGCCCGAGATGTGGCAAGCATTCAGCCCGAATGGATTGAGCAGGAAACACCACATTTGGTGCGTTACCATTATTTTGAGCCACATTGGGAACGCAAACGCGGCGAAGTTGTGGCGAGCGAGCGTGTAACCCTTTATGGTTTAACGGTTTTGCCACGCCGTGCGGTGGCGTATGGGCGAGTTGCACCCGATGAAGCGCGTGAATTGTTTATCCGTGGTGCGTTGGTGGCGCAAGAATGCGATTTGCAGGCTGCCTTTTTTGTTCACAATAAAAAATTGATTAAAGAAGTCATTGATTTAGAAAATAAATCGCGTAAACAAGATATTTTGATTGATGATGAGATTTTGTTTGATTTTTATCATCGCAGGCTGCCTGAAAAATTGCCAAATGGTAAACCGCTTGCCGATATTCGCACCTTTGAAACATGGCTAAAACATACCGATACTGAAACCATTAATTCTTTATTTTTAAATAAAGAAGATTTGATGCAACACGCCGCCGCCCACGTTACCGAAGAACAATTTCCGAAATTTTGGAAAACAGCTGACGGTAAATTCAAGCTTTTGTATCGTTTTGAACCACATCATCCAATGGACGGCGTAACGTTAATTGTGCCGTTGACTGTACTTAATCGCATCAATCCGCATCAATTAGAATGGTTGGTGCAAGGTATGATTAGAGAAAAATTACAATTGTTAATCAAAGCCTTGCCAAAACAAATTCGCCGTGTGTGTGTGCCTGTGCCTGAATTTATCACGCAATTTTTGTTGAGTGAACCCGACACGTCCGCCCCGATTTTGCCACAACTTGCCCATGCCATCGCTAAACACGCAGGTGATATGCGTTTATTGGAACAGATTGATTTAAACGAATGGGCGGCTTTCAGGCTGCCCGAACATTGTTATTTCAATTTAAAAATTGTAGACGATGGCGGACAAGAATTGGCGATGGGGCGAGATTTAATCCAAATTCAACAACAACTTGGCAAATCAGCTAGCTTAACTTTCCGAGACAACACACAAGAATTTGAACGTGAAAATATTACGGTTTGGGACATCGGCACGCTGCCTGAAAGCATTAAATTTGCGCGTGGTAAACAGCAATTGGTCGGTTATTTGGGCTTGCAAAAAGAAAAAGATGGCAAAATTGCACTGCGTTTGTTTGATACGAACGACATGGCGCAAGCGGCACATCGTCAAGGCGTGATTGAGTTGATGAAATTGCAGCTAAAAGAACAAGTTAAAGACTTAAATAAAGGCTTGTTGAATTTCACACAAATCGCGATGCAACTCAAACAAATCGGCGTGGACACATTGCGAGAAGACATCACACAAGCGGTTTGCGACCGAGCGTTTATCGGCGAAGACGAATTGCCACGCAACGAAAAAGACTTCAAAGAGCAAGTTAAACGAGCCAGAAGCCGCCTGCCAGCCGTAAAGGAAGCCTTGAATAAGCACTTGTTGGAGGTGGCGAATCAGTATGCGGTTTTGGTAAATATGATGGGCAAGCATCCACTTAATTACACGTTAAAACAACAGCTTGAAAAATTGATTTATCCACAATTTGTCAGCCAAACGCCTTGGCAACAATGGCAACGCCTGCCCATTTATCTGCAAGCCATGCAAAAGCGAATGGAAAAATATTCCGCTAATTCCACTCGTGACAAAATGCGTGAAGATGATATTCAAGAGCTGGAAATGGCATGGACAGAGCGTGTTCAGGCAGCCAAAATGCAAAATCAAGCAGTTTCTGATAAATTGGCTGGGTTCTTTTGGAGCATTCAGGAATTGCGGGTTTCGCTGTTTGCGCAGGAGTTAAGAACGCCTAGTCCTGTTTCGGTTAAACGGTTGCTGAAAGAGTGGGAGGGTATTATTAATTAAATGAAAATGCTGGAACATGTTTATTATTACAAATTTATAAAAATTTTTACGTGTGGTATTTATCTAAGTAAAAAATATTTTAATGTCTATTTGTTTGAAAAAGCTTGAAAATTTGAATATAATAGACAATATCTCAAATATTGATAAATGATTAATTTATAGGATTTTATATGTCAAATTTAACTCTTTCTAGCCAAGCACCTATTCAAATTCAGCCTATTGATACAGCACCTTTTGAAAATTATCTTACTTATTTGGGGTTGCCCACTAATAATGTTATTGCACCATTAAGTGATAGAAAAATTATTAGTACTAACCTTGAGCAATTTATTCTAAATTTAAGTCCAGAAATAAAACAAAATGCTCGTTATTTATCTAAATTTGTTGCTGGTACTGCAATTGGTCTCTTTGATGCATCTCTAAATTACATATGGAATGAAGTTGTTATTGCATTAAGAGCAAAAGCTATATCTTATGGACTTGATTTATTTTTTGATGCAGCAGTAGGTGGAAATAATAGAGATGACTATGAAAAGGAGGAAGATTTAGCTGGCTTAAAAGATAATACTTTAATTAATACATGTAAAAAATTGGAATTAATTTCAGATATTCTACAAACTAAATTACTTCACATATTAGCAATGCGTAATGATATCGGAGCTTCACATCCTAATACGTACTCTATCAATGCTTTTGAATTACTAGGTTGGCTTCAAACATGTATCAATGAGATTTTAGAGGAAAAACCATCTCCTGCTGCCATAAATATTCAGAAATTTATTATCGGTATTAAGACATCAACTGAGCTTTTATCTGCTACCAACGTTGAAGCAATGAAAAATTCAATAAATGAACTATCTTTGCATAATACTAATAATTTATTAAATACACTGTTTAGCATATATACTGAAGATAATACAGCTGAAATTGTAAGAAAAAATATTTCACTAATAGCACCTCATATCTGGAATAAAGCCGATACCGAAATTAAAATACAGCTAGGGATTAGGCTTAATGGATATAAAGTCAATATACAGACTGACAAGCAGATTTTAGCTGAAAGTTTTTTTCAGCTATGCAATGGCAACGAATATAAAACAATACAAGATAAAATTATTGAAATAAATGAACACCTAGAGAATTTATTATCTGCAAGATATGGGCATAATAATTTTCATACAGAACCAAATTATATGAGAAAAATTTTATCATATCTAAAAACTGTTAACGATATTCCTGATGAGTGTGCTTTGAAATTATTGAAATATGTATTAATTTGCAGAATAGGAAAAGGATGTAACTATAACGATGGTGTATCTCCAGTTGGCAAACCTTTATATGATAAATTATTAAACATGATTGGTGATAAACATATTCCATATTTCTTGGCTGCAATGCATTCTGACGAAATTGCAAATAATTTAACAAATCCAATTTGTCATAAGCAAATGATGCAAGTAATCGAGATTGTAGAAAAAAATATGATTAATGAAAGGCTAAAAGAGATTTTTCAATATTTAAAAGACAATAAATCTATTTTAAATAAAATACGTAATGATACAAAATATAGAAAATTAACTGAAAATCATATTAGGTGGGATTAATTTGTGAGCAGTTTAATTTTTCAAACTGCTTTAAATCTCTCTTTAAATTCTATAAATTTTTAATTTAATCAAGAGAATAATAAAATGCACGAAATCAAATACCCACACTGCCAAACCGCGTTCACGATTAACGAATTTAGCTACGCGGGGATTTAAACCAAGTTCATACCAGTGAATTTCACACGGAAGTAGTAGGGAGCATGCCATTTACTAGCCATTTTCCGTTAACAACATATCGAACTGATTAGATCTGTTGAGTTATTTTCAGTGTAATTTACAGTGCAGAAAAATTAAGATGGTTCGCTGGAGAACTGGATTTACGTGTGTATTAATTGTACAGATAAAAGGCAACCTGAAAACGAACTTCGTGTTTTCAGGTTGCCTTTTTATTTTTAAATTAAAGCTGTCTCGTGAATTAGGCAATAGACGCATTGACAAAAGCAGCTAATTGATTTTTCGCCAACGCACCTACCTTAGTCGCTAAGGCTTGACCATCTTTGAAGATAATCAGTGTCGGAATGCCACGAACGCCAAATTGTGCAGGAACGGCTTGATTATCATCAACATTGATTTTGGCAATTTTCACTTGTCCCGCTAATTCGGTGGCTAATTCATCCAAAACAGGCGCAATCATTTTGCATGGTCCACACCAAGGTGCCCAAAAATCCAACAAAACAGGGATTTCCGATTGTAAAACTTCTGTTTCAAAAGTCGCATCGGTAACGTGTACGATGTTATCGCTCATTTTCTTTTCCTTGAGATAAATTAATAAAAACTACAATCCCTAAGATAAGGGCTTGTGAAACAGAAATCAAGATGTCTGATTCATTAAGCTGATTTTTAGAGATTTTTAGAATAGGGCAGTGTGGTTTTCAGGCTGCCTGAAAGATTTTTTGGCGAATTGATTGGTTGCCCATATCGCCATTATTCAGGTAGCCATAACGGTTCAGCAACCAACGAAACCCCAAATTTTACCCACACATCGGCGCAAATAAAATTAGATAAACCACGCACATCAGATGCGATAGCCTTGTTTTTATTAATTAAAACAAGAGCTTGTTTGTCATGAACGGCAGCGCCACCAATTTGTTTGCCTTTTAAACCACATTGATCAATCAGCCAACCTGCGGCAATTTTCACGTTGCCATCTTTTTGAGGATAATGCGGAATATTTGGAAATTTTGTGTGCAATTCACGGAATTTCTCGGCAGAAATAATGGGATTTTTGTAGAAACTGCCCACGTTGCCTAATTCGGCAGGGTTGGGCAATTTGCTTTGGCGGATTTTGCACACAGCATTGGAAACGTCTTTGGCGTTGGGTTCGCGTTCGCCACATTGTTCTGCGATGACTTTGGCTAAATCGCCGTATTGAATCACAGGTTCAAATTGCGTATTCAGCGCAAAGGTAACTGAAACAATGACATAACGACCTTTTCCACCATGTTTGAAAATGCTATCACGATAATTGAATAAACAATCTTTATTGCTTAATTCAATAAATTCATGGGTTTGTAAATCAAAACAGCGCACATGTTCAATAAAATCTTTCACTTCAACGCCATATGCGCCAATGTTTTGTACGGGCGATGCACCGACTGTTCCTGGAATCAAGCTCAAATTCTCCAAGCCACTCAAACCCATGCTGATGGTTTTGATGACAAAATCGTGCCAAATTTCGCCAGCTTGTGCTTCCAATAATACTTTGCCTTGTTTGCGTCCGACTTTCTGTACCCCTTTGTTTGCCATGTGGACGACTAAACCGTCATAGTCTTCCATAAACAGCACGTTGCTGCCACCACCGAGCCAAAGCGTGTTGGTTGGGTCAAAATCGGGGCGTGAGTAGATGTCAATGAGTTGATTAACATCGGTTAATTCACAAAATCGCGCAGCGTTGGCGTGTAAACCAAATGTGTTGTAGGGTAATAAATTATGATGCGTTAAAATCTCTAACATTTTGATTCTCTAAAATTTTAATTTGTTTTACAGGCAAGAGCTGTATGCCCAACGAACTAAATTCACAACAAAATCTTTCAGGCTGCCTGAAAATAGTCGTTTCAAATAAAAATAGGACAAGGCAACAACGACCGCCGTGTACAATTCCGTACATAAGCGAGCAGACAAGTAGTATTTTTATCATTTTGAACGACTATAATTTAAACGCTGTATTAATTTGAATGTAACGTACTGTATTTTGTTGCACGTGTTGTTTGTAAACTAAAGCGTTCCAAATAATAAACCAATGCCACTGCGGCACTTGCCAACGAAAAAATCAACGCCAACCAAAAGCCATAAATACCTAAGCCTAAACCATATCCCAACGCATACCCTGGTAGCAAGCCCAATCCCCAAAATGCCACCGCGTGAATCAACATCGGCATACGCGATAATTTGTAGCCACGTAAAGCATATGATGCAATACACTGTGTAAAATCAAATAATTGAAAAATAGCGGCACACAATAACACACCATTGGCGATGTGAATCACGGCGGTATCTTGCGTGTAGATTCGAATCAGTGGAAAACGGAAAACCATCAGAAAAATCAGTGTAATGATGGCTAAAAATGCGCCGCTACTTAACGCCACACCACTCATGTATCGCGCTAAGTGTGGGTTACGTTGTCCCAAAGCATAACCCACGCGCACGGTCGCTGCTGAACCAATTGCTTGCGGAATCATGTAAACCATGCTGCTGATGCTTAATACGACTTGTTGTGCTGCCACATAATCTTGCCCCAAATCTGCAATTAACCACACAATCATACTGAATAAACTGGCTTCCAAAAAATACGAAAAACCAATTGGTAAGCCCAGTGACAAAATTTGTTTTTGCGCTTGCCAACTGGGTAAACTAAATTTTTGGGTCAAACCAAATGGGCGAAAATATGTGTGTTTCGCCACATACGCACCCAATGCCAACGCATTGAACCAAAATACAATCGCTGTTGCCAAGCCGCAGCCTGCACCCCCCATTTGAGGCAGTCCAAATTTGCCGTACACAAAAACATAATTTAATGGAACATTCAAAAACAATGCCGCCCAACTGACCCACATAATTGGTTTGGGGCGATTTAAACTGGACGCGTAGGCGTGTAAAGCACGATGCAACAATGCCGCAGGCATGCCCCAAGCCGTGTAATACAAATAATCACCCAACATGGTTTCAATGTTATCAGACAAATTCAAATAGTGCTGAAACGGTGCAATCATGCACAAAATAAACAGCATACTTACCACGCCCAATAACAGACCAAACCAAACACCTTGTCGCCCCATTTCACCCACAGCTTGCGTTTTGCCTGAGCCGTGTAGTTGTGCAATGATGGGATTGAGTGCCGCCATCACGCCCATAAACGTGATAAACAACGTGGAAAACACCGAACTGCCCAATGCCACTGCCGTTAAATCATTTTTGCTTGCGCTGCCAGCCATTGCTGTGTCCACTACACCTACGCCTACTGCCGCAATTTGCGCCAACATCATCGGTAATGCTAACGTAATTAATTGGCGTGTTTCGCGTTTGAAATCAGAAATAGGATATTGATTTAAATGAAATAACATTATTAAGGTAACTTTAAAATAAAACGGTTAAGGCGAATGTGGTGTTTTCAGGCAGCCTGTAAACCCCAAAAACAAAAGTTGTTACATTTTAACAAAAAAGCTGCGCACCGTCTTAACGGTTTCAAAGGCTAATTTGCGTTAAAATGTCTCATATTTATGTGATGCTTGACTAAATTCATGAAAATATTTTCATCGGTGCTATAATAGCGACTATTTTTTGCAAATCATTTTCAGGCTGCCTGAAAATAATTTACCATACAAAGACATCTAAAAATTAACGTGTTGATTCGCTAATGCAGTTGAATTCACGCCTATTTTGAATCCATAAGCCGTTCAGGAATTACGCTACATGCCGCCTCGTCCAAATCAAACAAATTCACGCAATCCACGCGCCGATGCTCAAGCCAACAAAATGGCAAATGCGCGGCGACCATTGCAAAAATTGCTGATTGGTTTTGCCATGACTTTTTTTGGCGCGTCCATGCTGTTGCCATTTAAAGATGACACAGCTGGTTTGTGGTCTATTTTTTCGTTGATGGCATCATTTAATCCATTTAACTGGTTGTTTTTGTTTACTAGTTTGTATTATGTGCGTGTGATTTTCCGTCTACACGAAGTCAAATTACCGATTTTGCACGCTTTGTTGATTTTTATGATGATGTCTGTTGCATCTATCAATTTGTATTTTCAGCGTTTTAGTATTAAGGTTGGCATTGGGATTATTTTTTGGTTGGCATCGGGTTATTTATTGGTAGCGACCTCTATTCGCTGGCGGTATCCGAAAGGCGGTTTAAAATCGGGTTTTGCGGCGTTGTTGTTGTTTACGGGATTGAGTGTTTGGGTACAAGGTTTGTACCGCGATGGTATGGCAAATCATATTTGGGGCAATTCAGGCAGCCTGCAAAACAGTGAAGTGCCAGAATCTGTTAACAGTGCGGCCAGTGAGCCTGCAATTGGTGTAGGCAGTGAAGCTTTACCCAATTATGCTGCCTCTGCCAGTACGGTATCTAAGCCTAGCGATTTGAATCAGAACAGTTTGATTCAAGTGAGTCGTGATTTTCAAATCTACAATCCTTGGGCGCAAAAAGACGCTAAAATCAGTTGTGAGACATTTGCCAAATTGGCTTATCCTGTGTTGTTGCCACCACGTTTTTTGGAAGACGGCTACGAGTGGCGCAGCTACCAACATGGCGATGGTGTGTGTAATAATTTGATGTATGTAGGCACGCCGTATCACGGTAAAGCAGCGGATATTATGTATAAAATTTGGCAAGACCGCCGCAGTAATATTTATGTGCTGATGAGTAATCGTGCCGACCAAGCCTTGTATAACGACAGTTTTACCATCACACGCGATACGAATGGATTAGCCAAAAAAGCTGATTACATCAAAACGTTAAATGCAGGTTTCGCGCATTTGATTGATGATAACAGCTTGCCGATGGCAGATGGTGAATATGTTTTTAGTAAAGCCGAAACACCCACACAGCCTGATAATTTGGTGGCAGGTTGCGAAATGAAAGCCATTAAAGACCGTTTTAATACTTATCAGTGGGGAACAGGGCGCGTGAATTTCCGTGGGCAATCCATCATCAAACCGCAAACTTATTGTTCATCAAATCATGTGAGTATTGCGCATTTATCATCTGATGTTGCACAAATGGCAAAAGGTACAGCTAATGCGTTGGAAAATCGTTTACACATTAAATTATTCAATGCTAAAGATTTGAAACCTGTGTCATGTGGTTCTGTGGCGATTGCCTTGTCTGCCAGCGAAACGCAAGCATGGAATAGTGGACAACTTCGCGCCGAATCAGTGCAAATTTCGCCCGCACAAAGCACAGGCTGCCTGAATGTTGCGGTTAAACTAAATAATGGTCGCGTGGTTCAAAATGATGGCAATTAATATTTTTCAAGTTTTCTACTTGACGTTGCCAAAAAAATCCTTATAATACCTAACCTTTCCCACGCGCCCATCGTCTAGAGGCCTAGGACACTGCCCTTTCACGGCGGCAACCGGGGTTCGAATCCCCGTGGGCGTGCCAGTTTCAAGACCCTTTTGCTGACAAAGCAAAAGGGTTATTATTTTATTGAATAAATTAGAAAAAATCATGCCTGAATTACCCGAAGTAGAAACCACTTTACGTGGCATCGCGCCCCATATTCTCAATCAGAAAATTACACAAGTGATT
This genomic window contains:
- a CDS encoding DUF3418 domain-containing protein — translated: MNNQQISPIRTFSGSLKTPTPKYQLTPLGKKMARLPLDPKISRILLAAQKHDCMAEMLIIVSALSIQDPRERPLEVRDLANKAHERFADKQSDFLTYLNIWDSFQRERDKKLSNKQLIQWCHQYFLSHLRMREWRELYTQLVETVVEMGLASKEQTFRQPENLSLFEQSELSDNLDLSAKLKQKQLDKKNHRANVQAKKQASYEQIHRALLTGLVANVGQKLPDANDYIGVRGSHFHLFPASNLFKSKPKWVLAAELTETSKLYARDVASIQPEWIEQETPHLVRYHYFEPHWERKRGEVVASERVTLYGLTVLPRRAVAYGRVAPDEARELFIRGALVAQECDLQAAFFVHNKKLIKEVIDLENKSRKQDILIDDEILFDFYHRRLPEKLPNGKPLADIRTFETWLKHTDTETINSLFLNKEDLMQHAAAHVTEEQFPKFWKTADGKFKLLYRFEPHHPMDGVTLIVPLTVLNRINPHQLEWLVQGMIREKLQLLIKALPKQIRRVCVPVPEFITQFLLSEPDTSAPILPQLAHAIAKHAGDMRLLEQIDLNEWAAFRLPEHCYFNLKIVDDGGQELAMGRDLIQIQQQLGKSASLTFRDNTQEFERENITVWDIGTLPESIKFARGKQQLVGYLGLQKEKDGKIALRLFDTNDMAQAAHRQGVIELMKLQLKEQVKDLNKGLLNFTQIAMQLKQIGVDTLREDITQAVCDRAFIGEDELPRNEKDFKEQVKRARSRLPAVKEALNKHLLEVANQYAVLVNMMGKHPLNYTLKQQLEKLIYPQFVSQTPWQQWQRLPIYLQAMQKRMEKYSANSTRDKMREDDIQELEMAWTERVQAAKMQNQAVSDKLAGFFWSIQELRVSLFAQELRTPSPVSVKRLLKEWEGIIN
- the trxA gene encoding thioredoxin TrxA — protein: MSDNIVHVTDATFETEVLQSEIPVLLDFWAPWCGPCKMIAPVLDELATELAGQVKIAKINVDDNQAVPAQFGVRGIPTLIIFKDGQALATKVGALAKNQLAAFVNASIA
- the murB gene encoding UDP-N-acetylmuramate dehydrogenase produces the protein MLEILTHHNLLPYNTFGLHANAARFCELTDVNQLIDIYSRPDFDPTNTLWLGGGSNVLFMEDYDGLVVHMANKGVQKVGRKQGKVLLEAQAGEIWHDFVIKTISMGLSGLENLSLIPGTVGASPVQNIGAYGVEVKDFIEHVRCFDLQTHEFIELSNKDCLFNYRDSIFKHGGKGRYVIVSVTFALNTQFEPVIQYGDLAKVIAEQCGEREPNAKDVSNAVCKIRQSKLPNPAELGNVGSFYKNPIISAEKFRELHTKFPNIPHYPQKDGNVKIAAGWLIDQCGLKGKQIGGAAVHDKQALVLINKNKAIASDVRGLSNFICADVWVKFGVSLVAEPLWLPE
- the hrpA gene encoding ATP-dependent RNA helicase HrpA — protein: MPQPNFTQTLSKDRHFLKNAFRQPEKFGGLEKVQQKYQYSHDLYLKRQARLPEITLNQDLPVYEKRDEIKFAIQNNQVTIICGETGSGKTTQIPQICLELGRGVAGLIGHTQPRRLAARSVAERIAEELHSEIGQAVGYKVRFNDKTAPHSYIKLMTDGILLAETQTDRFLSAYDTIIIDEAHERSLNIDFLLGFLKQLLPKRPDLKLIITSATIDAERFSQHFNHAPVIEVSGRTFPVEIVYRPLHEQDEDEAEIELADAIVDAVDELARLGQGDVLVFLSGEREIREAAEALRKSPLRKNDDILPLFARLSAQEQHKIFHPTGDTRRIILATNVAETSLTVPRIKYVVDTGLARVKRYSARAKVEQLHVEKISQAACKQRSGRCGRISAGVCIRLFSEEDFNQRSEFTDPEILRSNLSGVILRLMSLGFGDMETFPLLDMPEQRYINDGYQVLLELGAIE
- a CDS encoding AAA family ATPase, with amino-acid sequence MLKKFSVRNYRRFNETLEFDLTASNYAFNIDCIHQDLIKLALIYGENGTGKSNLGWALFDLVEHLTDNDNNISKENYLNALSKEKYATFKFEFIFLDKNKKIKNLNYEYQKNENSILISEKMVINDEIVLDYQLNQSLFTNLTGTEHLNKNINPSQNLSAVKYIYSNSNLDKRNANNAVFVKFMEFVTHILYFRSVFEGKVFSGYSTGLNNIEQDILANKNLKDFENFLNDFGLNFQLVNVDQLNKNIIGAKMGDKVLPFFDIISTGTLSLTFLYYWWQSIKKNQIPLLFIDEFDCSYHFALSEKIIDKLKKLPNTQVILTTHNTNLLDNQLIRPDCGYIINGKEIRALNKSTVRELREVHNLEKMYQAGEFDNDQ